A genomic stretch from Pararhizobium sp. IMCC21322 includes:
- a CDS encoding 2Fe-2S iron-sulfur cluster-binding protein, translating to MAKITFTTHDNQTFNVEGEDGATVMETAIKNAVPGIEAECGGACACATCHVYVADTWMEKVGSPEAMEEDMLDFAYDVRPTSRLSCQIRISDDLDGLAVTVPERQG from the coding sequence ATGGCAAAAATCACATTCACTACGCACGACAATCAGACATTCAATGTGGAAGGCGAAGATGGTGCCACGGTTATGGAAACCGCCATCAAGAACGCTGTCCCTGGCATTGAAGCGGAGTGTGGCGGTGCCTGTGCCTGCGCAACGTGTCATGTCTACGTTGCGGATACCTGGATGGAGAAGGTCGGCAGTCCAGAAGCCATGGAAGAAGACATGCTGGATTTTGCCTATGATGTACGCCCGACCAGCCGCCTTTCCTGCCAGATCAGAATTTCAGATGATCTTGACGGTCTTGCTGTCACCGTTCCCGAACGCCAGGGGTGA
- a CDS encoding NAD(P)/FAD-dependent oxidoreductase, whose amino-acid sequence MTAPIETDVVIIGAGPVGLFAVFELGLWDLKCHVIDILDKVGGQCAELYPEKPIYDVPGFATVTGQGLVENLMEQIAPFGAQFHLNQMVSKLEQQSDDRFLIETDAGTRFLCKTVFIAAGGGSFQPKRPPIPGIEAFETKSVFYSVRRMEDFRDHDILIVGGGDSALDWTLNLQPFAKSLTLIHRRDAFRGAQDSVNKMRALVDAGHMVLKIGQVTELIGSDGQLEAATVKTAEGSADMTCTRLLPFFGLTMKLGPVADWGLNLNENLIPVDTEKFQTSQPGIYAIGDINTYPGKLKLILSGFHEAALAAHAAKKAANPDERVVFQYTTSSSSLQKKLGII is encoded by the coding sequence ATGACAGCACCGATCGAAACTGACGTCGTAATCATCGGAGCCGGTCCGGTAGGGCTGTTTGCGGTCTTCGAGCTTGGTCTTTGGGACCTGAAATGTCACGTCATCGATATTCTTGATAAGGTCGGCGGCCAGTGCGCTGAATTATATCCGGAAAAGCCGATTTACGATGTTCCCGGTTTTGCCACAGTCACGGGTCAGGGGCTGGTAGAAAACCTGATGGAACAGATCGCCCCATTTGGCGCGCAGTTCCATCTCAATCAGATGGTCTCGAAGCTTGAGCAGCAAAGCGATGACCGATTTCTGATTGAGACAGATGCTGGAACCCGCTTTCTCTGTAAAACCGTCTTCATTGCGGCGGGCGGGGGATCATTTCAACCAAAGCGACCACCGATCCCGGGCATTGAAGCCTTTGAGACTAAATCGGTTTTCTATTCGGTTCGGCGTATGGAGGACTTTCGCGATCATGACATTCTGATCGTCGGAGGCGGCGATTCAGCTCTGGATTGGACGCTCAACCTGCAGCCATTTGCCAAGAGCCTGACACTGATCCACCGACGCGATGCCTTTAGAGGTGCGCAGGATAGCGTCAACAAAATGCGAGCGCTGGTCGACGCGGGTCATATGGTTTTGAAAATTGGCCAGGTCACGGAGCTGATTGGATCGGACGGCCAATTGGAAGCGGCGACAGTGAAGACCGCCGAGGGCAGCGCGGACATGACATGCACTCGGCTGTTGCCTTTCTTTGGCCTGACCATGAAATTGGGCCCCGTCGCGGATTGGGGACTGAATCTGAACGAGAATCTGATTCCGGTTGATACCGAGAAATTCCAGACCTCGCAGCCCGGTATTTATGCGATTGGCGACATCAATACATATCCCGGAAAACTGAAGCTTATTCTGTCCGGATTTCATGAAGCAGCGCTTGCGGCTCACGCGGCAAAAAAGGCCGCGAATCCGGATGAGAGGGTGGTTTTTCAATACACAACATCTTCTTCAAGTCTCCAAAAGAAGCTTGGTATCATTTAG
- a CDS encoding MFS transporter: MTLPFDPHFPPPPADHAADDGNFYASFTGLRSPFVLLALMSAAMWLSFSSWWVLIKNFAVDGVGMTGREIGFQESIREIPGFLAFLAIYVVFYIREQSFAIFSLLLLGLGVAATGYFPTVLGLYITTFVMSVGFHYYETMNQSLALQWLPISKAPHLMGRLVAIGAGAQLAAYTIILASWQLFALSFETAFLIAGAITLIITIVAWRLFPTFPQKTAQQKKIILRKRYWLYYALTFMSGARRQIFTVFASFMMVEKFGYEVHAVAGLFLVNCLINMAFAGYVGKLIGIVGERRALTFEYVGLIGVFVTYAFVTSANLAAVLYVIDHAFFAFAIAIKTYFQKIADPSEIAPSAGVAFTINHIAAIGIPASFGLIWLVSPATVFLAGAAMAFVSLILCRFIPDIPRAGHETKLSGRAKKFTPAE; encoded by the coding sequence ATGACACTGCCATTCGATCCCCACTTTCCCCCTCCACCAGCAGATCATGCTGCCGATGATGGCAATTTTTACGCATCCTTTACAGGGCTGCGCAGTCCTTTTGTTTTGCTGGCGCTCATGTCGGCTGCGATGTGGCTGTCCTTTTCAAGCTGGTGGGTTCTGATCAAGAACTTTGCGGTAGACGGCGTTGGCATGACAGGTCGGGAAATCGGTTTTCAGGAATCGATCCGGGAAATTCCGGGCTTTCTGGCTTTTCTGGCGATCTATGTGGTGTTTTATATAAGGGAACAGTCATTTGCGATTTTTTCGTTGCTGCTGCTTGGGCTTGGCGTGGCTGCAACCGGCTATTTTCCAACGGTTCTGGGGCTTTACATAACCACTTTTGTGATGTCGGTTGGGTTTCACTATTACGAGACAATGAACCAGTCGCTTGCCCTGCAGTGGCTCCCCATATCGAAGGCACCGCATTTAATGGGCCGTCTGGTGGCAATCGGCGCTGGGGCCCAGTTGGCGGCCTACACGATCATTCTGGCCAGTTGGCAGTTGTTTGCTCTGTCTTTTGAGACTGCATTTCTGATTGCAGGCGCTATCACGCTGATTATCACCATTGTGGCGTGGCGCCTGTTCCCGACATTTCCTCAAAAAACTGCACAACAGAAGAAGATAATCCTGAGAAAACGCTATTGGCTGTATTACGCTTTAACATTCATGAGTGGCGCAAGGCGGCAGATTTTTACCGTATTCGCCAGCTTCATGATGGTCGAAAAATTCGGATATGAAGTTCACGCAGTGGCGGGTCTATTTCTTGTTAACTGCCTGATAAATATGGCTTTTGCAGGATATGTCGGCAAACTCATCGGCATTGTCGGCGAAAGACGGGCCCTGACATTTGAGTATGTTGGGCTGATCGGTGTTTTTGTTACTTATGCCTTTGTAACGTCCGCCAATCTGGCTGCGGTGTTGTATGTCATCGACCACGCGTTTTTTGCGTTTGCGATTGCCATCAAGACCTATTTTCAGAAGATTGCAGACCCTTCGGAAATCGCACCCTCAGCTGGTGTCGCTTTTACCATAAATCACATCGCAGCCATCGGGATTCCAGCTTCATTCGGATTGATCTGGCTGGTCTCACCGGCAACGGTTTTTCTGGCTGGCGCGGCCATGGCTTTCGTCTCACTAATTTTGTGTAGATTTATCCCGGATATACCGCGTGCGGGCCACGAAACCAAACTATCCGGGCGAGCAAAGAAATTTACACCTGCAGAATAA
- a CDS encoding helix-turn-helix domain-containing protein, with amino-acid sequence MLHPDILARADHDLPRAAIGYACAWEKGTTNEPHSHWRGQLIYAISGSLKVISTAGTWIVPPERAVWMPSHTEHSVMSVTDAHARFLYLDPKTFKGLPSIVTVVQMTALMRECLLSFLTLPRLYDEAGSASHLVAIMVDELRVVPVMPLHLPQPASPKLKRAADLVLSSISTPPRLASLAADAGLSVRSFERHFQRETGLTWRKWVTQARLMEAISQLSNGARVGDVAFALGYEGPSAFVAMFKKATGHTPGKYFAPVQPRQYQDRGV; translated from the coding sequence ATGCTGCATCCAGACATTCTTGCGCGCGCGGATCACGATTTGCCCCGTGCGGCAATCGGGTACGCTTGTGCATGGGAAAAGGGTACGACAAACGAACCGCATAGCCATTGGCGTGGGCAGCTTATCTATGCGATCTCGGGGTCGTTGAAGGTTATATCAACTGCCGGAACCTGGATAGTTCCACCGGAACGGGCCGTCTGGATGCCGTCTCATACCGAGCATTCGGTCATGTCCGTAACAGACGCGCATGCGCGCTTTCTCTACCTGGATCCCAAGACTTTCAAGGGTTTGCCAAGCATAGTCACCGTGGTTCAAATGACAGCTCTCATGCGCGAATGTTTGTTGTCATTCCTGACGCTGCCTCGCCTTTATGACGAAGCGGGGAGCGCGTCTCATCTTGTTGCTATCATGGTGGACGAGTTGAGAGTGGTCCCCGTCATGCCTCTGCATTTGCCGCAACCAGCAAGCCCGAAACTCAAGCGAGCCGCAGATCTGGTTCTCTCTTCCATTTCCACACCACCCAGGCTGGCCTCGCTTGCAGCCGATGCTGGTTTAAGCGTCAGAAGTTTTGAACGCCATTTTCAGCGAGAAACCGGGCTCACCTGGCGCAAATGGGTGACGCAGGCGCGTTTGATGGAAGCCATCTCTCAATTGTCCAACGGTGCCAGGGTAGGGGATGTTGCCTTTGCATTGGGCTATGAGGGGCCCAGCGCATTTGTCGCCATGTTCAAAAAGGCCACAGGGCATACACCTGGCAAGTATTTTGCCCCGGTTCAGCCAAGGCAGTATCAGGATCGGGGCGTGTAA
- a CDS encoding MFS transporter yields MFKQIIPISALILGSAFLMAAGGINGLILPLRGSAEGFSAFSLGMLGTGWAVGYVLGCILVPGIVTRVGHVRSFSVMAGVAVMSVLLSLLIIHPGAWIPLRALAGFSFAGGAMIVESWISERTDPSFRGRVFATYTMVNLAATTTGQLLLIIGDSSGYFFFVLAAIFYACSLFPTALSTTVAPQPLVRPKLDIKSLWLNSPIAVVAVFLVGLSNSSFGTLAAVYGQQIGLDVTSIALMVSLTILTGALFQLPVGWLSDRTDRRAVLIGLATVAGLADLFFLIMQPRDVTVILITAAIFGAMIFAMYPVIVAHANDHADKNSFLKISSGLLLVFGAGSILGPLIGGGMMALLGPDFLFAPTLLAHLIMAGFAAWRMRKRAAVEEEKKGNFVSSSTVRMNTPETAAMDPRTNEDYTPRS; encoded by the coding sequence ATGTTTAAACAGATAATCCCCATTTCAGCATTGATCCTTGGCAGCGCTTTTTTGATGGCGGCCGGCGGTATCAATGGCTTAATTCTGCCGCTTCGTGGCTCGGCAGAAGGGTTCTCTGCATTCTCACTGGGTATGCTCGGCACCGGTTGGGCAGTTGGTTACGTCCTTGGCTGTATTCTGGTTCCGGGTATCGTGACACGTGTGGGCCATGTGCGATCATTCAGCGTGATGGCAGGCGTTGCTGTTATGTCTGTTCTGTTATCATTGCTGATCATTCATCCTGGCGCTTGGATTCCCCTAAGAGCCTTGGCAGGTTTCAGCTTTGCTGGCGGCGCGATGATTGTGGAAAGCTGGATCAGCGAACGCACAGACCCGTCATTCCGCGGAAGGGTTTTTGCAACTTACACCATGGTCAATCTGGCGGCGACCACGACCGGCCAGTTGTTGCTGATTATTGGAGACTCTAGCGGATATTTCTTCTTTGTTCTGGCCGCCATTTTTTATGCGTGCTCGTTGTTTCCCACAGCCCTGTCGACCACAGTGGCTCCACAACCACTGGTACGGCCAAAACTCGACATTAAAAGTCTTTGGCTGAACTCGCCAATAGCAGTGGTCGCGGTTTTCCTTGTGGGCCTTTCGAATAGTTCTTTTGGTACTTTGGCAGCTGTTTACGGCCAACAAATCGGTCTCGACGTTACATCGATTGCGCTTATGGTGAGCCTCACAATTCTTACAGGTGCCCTCTTTCAACTTCCTGTCGGTTGGCTTTCAGACCGCACAGACAGACGTGCTGTTCTGATCGGACTTGCCACGGTCGCTGGCTTGGCCGACCTCTTCTTTTTAATCATGCAGCCGCGAGATGTAACGGTTATCCTGATTACAGCTGCCATTTTTGGCGCTATGATTTTTGCCATGTATCCGGTGATTGTTGCCCATGCCAATGATCATGCTGACAAGAATTCATTTTTGAAAATCAGCTCGGGATTGCTGTTGGTTTTTGGTGCCGGAAGTATCCTGGGCCCTCTGATTGGCGGTGGCATGATGGCCCTTCTTGGTCCCGACTTTCTGTTTGCACCCACCCTGCTTGCACATCTAATTATGGCAGGCTTCGCAGCCTGGCGCATGAGGAAACGTGCAGCCGTGGAGGAAGAGAAAAAAGGCAATTTTGTTTCCAGTTCAACGGTGCGTATGAACACGCCGGAAACTGCTGCAATGGACCCGAGAACGAACGAGGATTACACGCCCCGATCCTGA
- the mutY gene encoding A/G-specific adenine glycosylase — protein sequence MWIFVLTQTLSRSTAPLLLAWYDRHARDLPWRIRPVKGQQLSADPYRVWLSEIMLQQTTVTAVKPYYEKFLSLWPSVADLASAEDEAVMVAWAGLGYYSRARNLLKCARTVMSEFSGQFPETASELQKLPGIGPYTAAAVAAIAFRDPVAVVDGNVERVVTRLLAIEQPLPQAKELVRSALQPIIPTERPGDLAQASMDLGATLCSPKRPACSLCPLHENCLAFSVGTQERFPVKLPKTKKPTRKGAAFVLVRDDEQIWLQKRGPNGLLADMTEVPTTNWSSRQDGETSVIAAPCTADWKNAGQIRHTFTHFHLELSVYSAAQNSQAGSSTALTSPPDLGWWSDLDTLNEEALPNLMRKVIACAL from the coding sequence ATGTGGATTTTCGTCTTGACCCAAACACTATCCAGATCAACGGCCCCACTGCTGTTGGCGTGGTATGATCGCCATGCAAGGGACCTGCCGTGGCGCATACGCCCTGTTAAAGGGCAGCAATTGTCAGCAGATCCATATCGGGTCTGGCTATCGGAAATCATGTTGCAGCAAACAACTGTAACCGCGGTTAAACCCTATTACGAAAAGTTTTTGAGCCTTTGGCCAAGTGTTGCCGATCTTGCATCTGCTGAAGACGAGGCCGTTATGGTGGCGTGGGCCGGGCTTGGCTACTATTCGCGAGCCCGCAATCTGTTGAAATGCGCCCGCACAGTTATGAGCGAATTCTCTGGACAATTTCCGGAAACAGCCTCTGAATTGCAAAAGCTGCCTGGAATTGGCCCCTATACCGCGGCAGCGGTCGCTGCGATTGCGTTTCGGGACCCGGTTGCTGTCGTGGATGGCAATGTGGAACGCGTGGTCACACGCTTATTGGCCATTGAACAGCCCCTTCCCCAGGCAAAAGAACTGGTGCGCAGCGCATTACAGCCAATAATTCCGACGGAGCGTCCCGGCGATCTGGCACAAGCCTCGATGGATTTGGGTGCAACTCTGTGTTCTCCCAAACGGCCCGCCTGCAGCCTGTGCCCGTTACATGAGAATTGTCTGGCCTTTTCAGTTGGAACCCAGGAACGCTTTCCAGTGAAATTGCCAAAAACCAAAAAACCGACACGCAAGGGCGCCGCCTTTGTCCTGGTCCGCGATGATGAGCAAATCTGGCTACAAAAGCGTGGGCCAAACGGACTTCTGGCTGATATGACCGAGGTTCCGACAACGAACTGGTCATCCCGTCAGGATGGAGAAACCTCGGTAATTGCAGCACCATGCACAGCAGACTGGAAAAATGCCGGGCAAATTCGACATACTTTTACACATTTTCATCTGGAACTTTCTGTCTACAGCGCTGCACAAAACTCACAGGCTGGAAGCAGCACGGCTTTGACATCGCCACCTGATTTGGGTTGGTGGAGCGATTTGGATACGCTCAACGAAGAAGCGCTTCCCAATCTGATGCGCAAGGTGATTGCCTGTGCGCTCTAG
- a CDS encoding DUF721 domain-containing protein: MGQDENPHEHIAVVADIVDPVPMVNDTGKSAKRKPRKGVRPLADLIGATLDPICARRGFGSASLLSWWPDIVGPDYEEATFPESIHWPKRHDQRGADATTATLTVRVLPSQALFFQHEVPQILERINQFLGYQAIGRVRIVQGKINRPDNKQQPPPRPLTDTESAELDARLTDISESDLQLSLKRLGAAILGDQKGK; encoded by the coding sequence TTGGGTCAAGACGAAAATCCACATGAACATATTGCAGTTGTCGCAGATATCGTTGATCCTGTGCCCATGGTCAATGACACCGGAAAATCTGCGAAAAGAAAGCCGCGAAAGGGCGTGCGTCCGCTCGCCGATCTGATCGGCGCAACGCTTGATCCGATATGTGCCCGGCGTGGTTTTGGCTCTGCGTCGCTGCTGTCATGGTGGCCGGATATTGTTGGGCCGGACTATGAAGAAGCCACATTTCCTGAATCCATTCACTGGCCGAAACGTCACGATCAGCGCGGGGCCGATGCGACAACGGCAACTCTGACAGTCCGGGTGCTGCCTTCACAGGCTCTGTTTTTTCAGCACGAGGTTCCTCAGATCCTTGAACGCATCAATCAGTTCCTTGGATATCAGGCTATTGGCCGTGTTCGGATCGTTCAGGGCAAAATCAACCGGCCGGATAACAAACAACAGCCTCCACCCCGGCCGCTAACCGATACCGAAAGCGCTGAGTTGGATGCACGTTTGACGGATATTTCGGAATCAGATCTGCAATTGTCACTGAAACGCCTTGGTGCAGCAATTCTGGGAGACCAAAAGGGCAAATAG
- a CDS encoding DsbA family protein codes for MISRRLMLKHSAGLLAAGGLTPVLGSSAFAQSSSVDVEELMVAGPMGEKTLGEANAPVTVIEYASMTCGHCANFHNNTYKPFKEKYVDNGQVLFIFREFPLDPVAMAVAMLARCAPEGTYFEVVDAFFERQREWAGAENVVAELQKMALQLGFTQETFKECLTNQEVLDGVNWVRKRAAEEFQVASTPTFFINGSRQTGSLTIEQMDAVIEPLL; via the coding sequence ATGATTTCCCGCAGACTTATGTTGAAACACAGTGCCGGTCTGTTGGCCGCTGGCGGTTTGACCCCGGTCCTTGGCAGCTCTGCCTTCGCTCAGTCATCTTCAGTAGATGTGGAAGAGCTGATGGTTGCCGGACCCATGGGCGAAAAGACCCTGGGTGAAGCCAACGCACCCGTGACTGTCATTGAATATGCCAGCATGACATGCGGCCATTGTGCCAATTTCCACAACAACACCTACAAGCCATTCAAAGAGAAGTATGTGGACAACGGGCAGGTCCTGTTTATCTTCCGCGAATTCCCGCTTGATCCGGTTGCCATGGCCGTCGCCATGTTGGCGCGCTGTGCGCCAGAGGGCACTTATTTTGAGGTTGTGGATGCATTCTTCGAACGCCAGCGGGAATGGGCCGGTGCCGAGAATGTGGTCGCAGAATTGCAAAAAATGGCGCTTCAGCTAGGTTTTACACAGGAGACCTTCAAGGAATGCTTGACTAATCAAGAGGTTCTTGACGGTGTAAATTGGGTAAGAAAACGGGCTGCTGAAGAGTTTCAGGTTGCATCAACACCAACCTTCTTCATCAACGGCTCCCGCCAGACAGGGTCTTTGACGATTGAACAAATGGACGCAGTCATCGAGCCATTGCTCTAA